ATTACCAACTACACCTAATGCTGCTATCTTTGAAAGGTCAAAGCTGGAATGTCCCAAGCtaactttaatttgttttcctAAATGTAGGTGAATTCTCAAATAGATTGTAATTATCAGAACAATCCACTTGATTACCTTCTTGAATTAggattaaaaaaacaattttggATTTTGCATATATTTTCCACTTCAAGTAGATAGAAATTAATCTCAAACATATGTTGTGTTATGGACATTTCCAAAAACTAGTAGCATTGGGCATAAAGTCAATGTAGAGATCATATCTACAATTAATTTTCTCTTTGTATGTAAATAGGTTGTATAAACTAAGTTCTTCATGAATTTAAGCATTCCTTAGATGATCATTAATCAAAAAGTTCATGTAAAGTCCAACTCACATGCATTTTAGGTTACAATAGGCACAAATTCGATGCACAAAGCATCTCGCGTTCATGCAGAGTTTGAGGAAGGGCTGCACCTCAATAGGTGTGCTGAATATAGTCTAttctaatgcaagcattagtaatAGCTTCTACGGGTTGAGAATTTGGTTTACTAATCACGAGGTTGATATTGATCGTGGCCTCCGCCCAAGTGTCCACTTGCCTATTCAAACTACCACAACACCTATATGACTAAGCAAGGGGAGTATGTATTATGTATATCCCTATCCTAAACACGAATCTATTCCACGATGCCTAGGTTCAACCTAAAATTAACTTACTGATAAACTGATGATGACAATAATTAAAGAAGACATTGCAAAAGATTTCAAGGTCAAAGATTTagtagaattgaaaaaaaaataatctttcttGCCATAGAGTTCATCATATCAAAACAGAGGAAGTGTGATTTGAAAGTTGACTTCAAAGGTGCCACTGGGAGCTTCTAAACCAGTTTACACACACCTCGAGTACTTCCACAAGTGAAAACTGTGGAGGAtgacatatatacatatcttaCTCCTACCTTATACAAgcagagaggttgtttccaatagactGTCTCGAGTAAGAAAGAGGATGCCAAGATGGAAATACACAATTCAACTAGAAAATTGAGATTTTCCACACATCTTTATTAATCAACTTACAATGTCTTCAATTATTACAAAATACATTGTCCTTCATGAAAATTCAATGACTTATTATTATGTATGACATTTGAGAATCCACCCTCCAAACCTAATTGATATTAGGATTGTTCTTATTTGTAAACTTACAATCTTGACGaatttcaccatttttaccCGTCAACACTTTAAGACCTCCCATTCTACTAATCGATAATGCAAATCCCCTTCGAAATTGCTCCAAACTCTTTGCGTATTCATTGACTAGTTCACCTGTATCACCTCCATAAGATAATTGTTGATCAACTCTAAGAAGTGATTCATGAGCAAGAACCTTAGTGTAGAATTTGTTACTGAATGTATAGTTAGAACCATATTCTTCAGTAAAATAAACAGGTGAATCATTTTTGCTGTTTTTAGGACATTGGTTCCTTAGCTTTACTAACACAGATCTCTTCATGCTGGGGTCTGGTTTTCCGGTACCTTTGAAATCGTAAAGGCGGTCATAGAAGGAGCTGCAATGTGCTTGTCCCATTGTATGTGCCCCTGAAATAGGAACCAAATGACCGGCGTTtagaacaataacaacatatccagtatAATCTAGGGTCTAGGGAGAGTAAgtgtgtaattattttttttaaaatgtcgttaaagaagatgaaaaaggaCGTTGAGGAAATGACAACAACTATATAAAAGTGGATCTTGGGTTTGACTAGCTCGACCCCAAAAGCTAGTTCAAGTGATGAGGATTAATGTCCAAGACATATGAAGAGACCAAGTGCCTCATCCCTGAGTAGGAGGCTCAACACACCCTCGTATCGTCTAACCTACGTATAGACCTGTCAACTAGAGCATGGACAATATATGGAAGCCCAACATTAGTGAAACGTGGAATTACGATAGATTCAGCTCTGATATCATGTAAAGAAATGAATCTTGAATCGAACTTCCCAAAAAGCTAGTTCAAGAATTGAGGATTTCCCAATACATATAAAGAGACCAAGTCCCCCATCGCTTAGGTGATGTGGGAAACTCAAAACAACTACTCCTCAATTCTAAGTAGGTGGCATCTAGAGTCTATAAAAAGACAACCAAGAAAGAAGAATTAATATAAGGGTTGATTTCTCATAAcgtcatatttttttcttgattctaGATACTTCTTAAGAAAACAACTATTAGTTGAATAATCATATAATAAGCCTTTAAAATGACAGAAAATTATATAAGTCACATATTTGTGTACCTAAAAGTGTGACAAAGTCTTGAACATCAAGATTTTTGGATTCAAAGTAAGCAAGTCCTTCCTCCCAAGACATTGAAGGTGAAGGATAATCAATCCATTCAGCTTTTGATTCTACTCCATCCCTTCTTCCCAAGAACACTGGATAAGATGGTGCACCTGCCTGTTTtacatggttttttttttttcaaaattagttaatatatatcgcgataaattaaataaataaatcgcGATAGAGAGAGATAAATTAGTTACATAATGGACGGCATCCCTAACAGCAAGATTGAGAATATCAGCACAAGAAACGGCTCTAGGACATCGAATTTCAagcactttttttattttatcgatCAATAAGTATCCATCTAGCCTTGCGTTTTTCGATGAATTTCTCTCTGTGTTTGGACCCGTTAGCAGAACTGATGCATCGCAACCCTGGATAACAATAGTAAAGAAATAAGTACACATGCACGAATTAATTAGTTAGTGATTGAGTTGATATCTAAGATGGTCATTCAACGAATAGTTGTATTATAAGAAAGTCATTATCATTGTATACTCTATATGATGATTTAGAATATATAACTCATATTTACTGACAGTGTAATGAATTTCAAACCTAATGTGATTTATTGCGTCGTTTTTCAAGTTACTTTCAATTACCGTCAAAATTCTTTATAACGatcatattttataataaattttcacTATAACATGAATCATGCATGTTTTTCGTGGAATCCATCTTTCATGATATATGTTAtcttacaataaaaaaaaatatcaaaagaatgATATCGTTATCGAGAGATCTGACAATATTATGATAATTAGGATTTCTATATAAACACACACTCTACTCAAATTCAATGTGAAGAAATCTTACAATTAATTGTAACCCTCGGGGGTGGCGAAGATTGGGATGTTCAAGGGGAAGGGGGTGAGAGGATTTGGTGCGTGGGGAAGAGATAATAAATTTGCAATGTCACTTATGTAACTTGTTTTTGCTATTTTGATTAAGAAAgttattttcctcatttttaagaacttgttaatctagaaaaaatatatgaccaattaaatatgaaaaacattttctcaaaaatattttcctcagGAAACACGGAGTATATAATTTGTTTCTTTAAAGAGAGATCACAAACCAAATTTAGAGGCTTAGATCTAGATCATTATCTAATATTTCctctattttaattaattattagttgcTTAATTAAAGCTATCTGTCTTTAAGACGCTGCCCAAGATACTTTTCTTAGCGCTGAATAGAGATACATTCCCCATGTTCCATTTTAAGATAAGGTGTTATTGTTTGGGGAgtccaataatattttttattattataattttatcaaaaaaatataaaatattttgaattaattattagttaGTTTGTAGTACTTCCTCTAGTCCATAGTAAGGGAATTATTAAgaattttttgttcaaaataagtgaactTTTTCAAAGTTCATAAGATTATtaagactctttttttttttttcaaattaatccTTTCTTTTAATAAAGTTATTAACTACTTTACAAGATTTACGCAGTCCTTGTGTGCTTGCTTTGTGCACCGACATAGCATAGGAgaataatttagaaataatcaAAAGGATAATTATAGAAAGTAGTATTTGATTTATATCCTtacatatttttcttaaaaggtGTGTCATACTCCCAACTTGAATTCACTTAATATAAACTAGAGGGTACTTTTTAATgtaatattcatatatatatatatatatatattaactctCGTACTTTGAACTTCTTCagataaattaaaacaaaagggaTTAATATAATTTACTTATATTCTTGGACATCACAATTGATGTAGTTTAGATCCAACGTAACCTCAGAATTCGGAGAAACCCCACTTGTTTATAATCACATATAATTAACTCATATTCATAAACATAAGTctttatttttgagaatttagTGTAAATTGTATTCACAAAATTTGTACCGTGTAGTTAAACCTGCTATAGaagattgattatgttatttttcAGATTATTAATTCCacttatagaattttttttaaaaaaatattcattattaTGGAATTTATTTCTAGGAATTATCTTCTCAAGCGTGTGTAACAAACTTAGACCCTGTctagattgacttattttaaatacttttaaaagacttttgaaGTATTAAGCACATTATATtaagataaaatgataaatacaaGCTAAAAATTACAAGTTAAAAATTCTAACTCATGACTTCTGATTTATAAATATAGTCAAATACCA
This genomic stretch from Solanum stenotomum isolate F172 chromosome 10, ASM1918654v1, whole genome shotgun sequence harbors:
- the LOC125842157 gene encoding probable peroxidase 61 — its product is MEKYSGILLLLLPILMSFVAVSLNAGYANAAVFLPPEDKPLVRHYYKKLNTCANVEPFVQHQVKLYWDKDKTITAKLLKLLYADCMVNGCDASVLLTGPNTERNSSKNARLDGYLLIDKIKKVLEIRCPRAVSCADILNLAVRDAVHYAGAPSYPVFLGRRDGVESKAEWIDYPSPSMSWEEGLAYFESKNLDVQDFVTLLGAHTMGQAHCSSFYDRLYDFKGTGKPDPSMKRSVLVKLRNQCPKNSKNDSPVYFTEEYGSNYTFSNKFYTKVLAHESLLRVDQQLSYGGDTGELVNEYAKSLEQFRRGFALSISRMGGLKVLTGKNGEIRQDCKFTNKNNPNIN